The region GCATTGACCGATGCAGCCAAAGCTGAGATTAAAGATGTAACAGAGAATGTACTGTTATCCTGGGGGATTTTATGGGAAAAAGATGGAGAAATTGTTCCGACGAATGCATATGCTTTGCTGACAGGGAAGAATACCATGCAGCAAAACATCCAGTGCGCTATTTTTAAAGGTAATGACCGTGCGTACTTTGTAGACAGGCGGGAATTTAACGGTCCAATTCAGGAACAGATGGAGGCCGCATACCAATATGTGCTGGAGAAAATTAACCGGGGAATGAAGATAGATGGTATTTACAGGCAGGATGTTTATGAGCTTCCGATAGACAGCATCCGTGAGTTGATTGCCAATGCTGTAGCTCATCGCAGTTATTTGGACCCAGGCAATATCCAGGTAGCGCTTTATGATAACCGATTGGAGATTACTTCTCCGGGTATGCTAATGAATGGTGTGACGATTGAAAAAATGAAGGAAGGATACTCTAAAATCAGGAATCGTGCAATAGCCAACGCATTCTCTTATATGAAAATCATTGAAAAATGGGGCAGCGGTATTCCTCGAATAATACGTGAATGCCAGGAATATGGTATTCCAGAACCAGAGCTGATCGATTTTGACGGGGATTTCCGTATAAATATGTACAGGCAGCCGTCATTAATCCAAGCTGGCATCATTGGCACTAATTCTGGCACCAATTCTGACACCATTGGCACTAATTCTGACACCATTGGCACCATTATTGGAATTAAGGTAACGTCTCCTGAAGAAAGAGTGTTGACCATTATGAAGCAGAATGCAAGAGTCACACAAAAGGAATTACAAAAGGAGTTAGGAGTTTCATTGCGCACTGTAAAAAGGATGATTGCAGAATTGCAGGATAAGGGATATATTGTCAGAAGGGGAAATAACCGT is a window of Enterocloster clostridioformis DNA encoding:
- a CDS encoding ATP-binding protein, producing the protein MTDAAKAEIKDVTENVLLSWGILWEKDGEIVPTNAYALLTGKNTMQQNIQCAIFKGNDRAYFVDRREFNGPIQEQMEAAYQYVLEKINRGMKIDGIYRQDVYELPIDSIRELIANAVAHRSYLDPGNIQVALYDNRLEITSPGMLMNGVTIEKMKEGYSKIRNRAIANAFSYMKIIEKWGSGIPRIIRECQEYGIPEPELIDFDGDFRINMYRQPSLIQAGIIGTNSGTNSDTIGTNSDTIGTIIGIKVTSPEERVLTIMKQNARVTQKELQKELGVSLRTVKRMIAELQDKGYIVRRGNNRSGEWIVKG